The nucleotide window TCGTCATCTTCATCCGGTTCATCCAGAGCCAGTCCAATCTTGGAGCTCCTTCAACTGATCCCGGCAAAATATAGACGTATACCTGGAATCTGCTCTTCTTCCAACAGTTTCAATATACGTTCGCGTGCTTTGTCAGTTATCTTCATTTTTTCCCGGGGAAGATTCTTTCTAGAGATGTGATAAGTTTAGAGTCAAGGTTCAACACTTCACGAACATCTCTTGCTTTTACCTTCGCTTCTTCAACACTTTCAGCTTTGCCGAGTTTCAGCAAAGTCCCTGCGGCAAGTGTGCCTGTTCTGGTTCTGCCCGTTGAACAGTGGAAGTAAATGTTTTTCCCTGACTCGTATGCAGCTGATACCTCGTCCAGTGCTTTTTTTACCGACTCATCCTGCTGGGAGTCGTCATCATACATTGGCAGGTGTGTGC belongs to Mesobacillus subterraneus and includes:
- a CDS encoding protein-tyrosine phosphatase family protein — protein: MSKNYQALIPGRIFIGAADAIPDLLENEKIDMVYDLRAENKEGEYEYPRTHLPMYDDDSQQDESVKKALDEVSAAYESGKNIYFHCSTGRTRTGTLAAGTLLKLGKAESVEEAKVKARDVREVLNLDSKLITSLERIFPGKK